In Sphingobacterium sp. R2, the genomic stretch TGGCTGAAACTTACGCCAGTATCCTTGACGATCTGCTGGCTACACAACAATTGTTGAGTACTGAATTTACTGATTTTTATCAACCATCAAAACGTACAGCTAATGCATTGTTGGCTCGTATTTATCTTTCCATGGGTGAGTATAATCAAGCGTTGGCAGTAGTGAAAGATGTTTTTGGAGGTAAGGAAAAATTACTAAGGTATGAGGATTTTTCAACCTCCAAGCGTTATACTTTTCCTAGTGATGGAGTTGGAAATACAGAGATTATTTTTAATGACCAGGGCTATTCAACCGAATCTATAGTGCCTGCCAAAGGTAGAATAAATATGGAGCTGATGACATTATATGCAGAGAACGATCTGCGAAGAAGTTTATTTTTTAAATTGGAGCAGGATGGATTGTATTCTTTTAAAGGTTCATATTTGGGATTCGGAGGGGTGTTTACGGGCTTGGCACTCGACGAAATGTATTTGATTTATGCCGAATGTCTGATCAGGGCAGGGCAGGTACAGTTGGGTTTGGATAAGTTAAATGAGTTGTTGGAAACACGTTTTGCAAAGAACACCTATAAAGAATACAGAGGTTTGGAAAAAAACGCTGCGTTGGATTTGGTATTGCTAGAAAGGCGTAAGCAATTGTTGATAAGAGGACTTCGATGGATCGATCTAAGGCGCTTTAATTTTATAGAGAACCGAAATATTGAACTTCAACGTACCTTAGCAGGTAAAGGGTATACCTTAAAAGCAAAAGACTTGAAATATACATTTTTGGTACCCAATAACGTTATTATTAATTCAAGAGTTACTCAATTTCCCCGCTAAAAAAATAGCCCCATATCGTTAGATATGGGGCTGTTTTTTTTTTATTTAAATTATGGTTTGTAGTTTGTGCGATCTAATTCGGATACACCGGGAAGGGCTTTAGCAGCTGAAACCTGCAGTCCGTCTAGATTAAAGTTATTGTTATTTTGCAACTGGATGGCACAACGCTCGGGGTGTGTCTTTTTTTCACAGTCCCCGCCTTGGCTTGGATCCATCGTTACAGCACCAATGGTGTCGTCATCGGGATTTGGTCCTTGATTCTGAATTAAATACCAATTGGTCGCAAACATCGATTTTGCATAACTAAAACCTCCATAACCTACTAAAAGTGCCATGGCAAATACGGCCAAACCGTGTTTTTTAATAAAATTAGCTGATTTTCTCATGTCTTTAATTTTTGAGTTTTTTTACTTTAGTTTTTTAAATTTCTTTTTTATTCCTTCGCTGCGTCGGTTTTCTGTACGTAGCCATCGACAGCAGCGCTGGAACACCATAAGTGTCTTTTGGCAGACGCGCCCTTCACCTGGATTAGCCTCGAATCCAAGTTCCGCTGTTAATCGGGTACACTATTCTTTTTTTAACCTAGCACTGGTTTTCAATTTTATGATATGTTGATCTTCTAAATTTATCGCTATACGTAAGGGATGATGCCCCCCACTATCGCTATTATGGCTATTTTTTGAACCATAATTTTTAAACACGGATAACTCCAGGTACAAGCCAATTAGGCTGATCAGTAAAAATCCGATATTGAGCCACAGGTGCGCCGTCCAGCCCACGTGATGGAATACAAGGCCGCATCCGCAGGGGATTTTGCCCCATACATTTAAAATTGCCAGGCTTACATAGGCCACAAAAACGACCATCAGCAATGCGGAGAGTCCAAATGCCCAAACTCTCATCTTGGGCACGATAAACAGTAGACCCACCGTAAGCTCCATTGTAGGTAAGGTATGGGCAAGTAAAATTCCCAGACGGTCGCTAAACGGCTGTTGTATCATCGCAGACTTGAACAGTTCATAGTCG encodes the following:
- a CDS encoding RagB/SusD family nutrient uptake outer membrane protein is translated as MKKIIILGLLVALNSACNPDFLDIKRDRKQVIPKSLNDFNLLLGDETLFSGNSSAAMRTAAGEEFTLSESAWDLLTTFGEKNAYRWEDDRFIGTECPDWNYGYKRILSANIILEGLAKIERTAANASVYDQVKGKALFHRANANFQLASEFAAPIGDEEHKAYGVPLRKSADPQEVSIRSSVAETYASILDDLLATQQLLSTEFTDFYQPSKRTANALLARIYLSMGEYNQALAVVKDVFGGKEKLLRYEDFSTSKRYTFPSDGVGNTEIIFNDQGYSTESIVPAKGRINMELMTLYAENDLRRSLFFKLEQDGLYSFKGSYLGFGGVFTGLALDEMYLIYAECLIRAGQVQLGLDKLNELLETRFAKNTYKEYRGLEKNAALDLVLLERRKQLLIRGLRWIDLRRFNFIENRNIELQRTLAGKGYTLKAKDLKYTFLVPNNVIINSRVTQFPR
- a CDS encoding MauE/DoxX family redox-associated membrane protein; protein product: MKAKKITYQIIVITLMTLWIPISLDKFIDYELFKSAMIQQPFSDRLGILLAHTLPTMELTVGLLFIVPKMRVWAFGLSALLMVVFVAYVSLAILNVWGKIPCGCGLVFHHVGWTAHLWLNIGFLLISLIGLYLELSVFKNYGSKNSHNSDSGGHHPLRIAINLEDQHIIKLKTSARLKKE